A stretch of DNA from Echeneis naucrates chromosome 3, fEcheNa1.1, whole genome shotgun sequence:
TCTGGACATTGGGGTTGGGGATGGGGGTAATGGTTTCCTTCCCGTACGCGATGGAGAAGGCGGTTCTTCCATAGTGCATGATGGAGGAGTAGTCGTAGGGAGTGTTGAGGTTGTTGGTGTTCGCCTTTTGGAAGTTGTAGGCCATGGATGGCTCGATGTTCTCCCAGTTGATCCTGACGTAGGAGTCGCGGTCACTTCTGGTTTGCTCGTGCTGGAAGCCCAGAGCGTGGTTGAACTCGTGCTGGATGATGCCGTGGTAGATGCAGCCCTGCTTGTTGAGAGAGAGCACCTGTCTGCCTCCCTGTCTGCCCAGAGCGGAGAAACATCCGCCTTTGTTCTCCACACTAATGTAGTCACGCTGGTTGCTATAGGGGACGAAACGGATGCAGGTTCTGCTGTGGAAAGACTTCATGGCCCGTTCGATCTTCTGACTCTCCCAGCTGCTGAACTGACTGCTCATAACGTATGGGATCGTCACCATGCCGTTGGAGCCTTTCTTCCACAGGCAGCTCTGGGACCAGCACGTCATGGCATTTCTGCTTGTGGGAGCCAGCAGGTCTCCTTCCACCAGGAACTCATCGGTGGCATTGTTGGTGGTCAGAATTCTGGTGCTGATGTCCATATAGTCTGGGACTTCTTCTTGGTCATATGCCTCCTCGATAGGCTGAGCCTGAGAGAGGccgagcaggagcagcagcagcaggctgacagAGGGAGTCATCTTCAGGGTCATTGTGGAGGCTGTGGAGCTTCTGTGGAGAGACTGCTGGAAGCTTGATGTTTGACTCAGTGCAGTCCAGGGTTTTTATACTCTCCTCTGCAggtgtgtctgcaggaggaTTATGGGCTGGGGTCTACACTGCAAGGCCTAAATAAACCTGTGAAGGGAGGACCCCACAGACAAACCTCCTGTTTCAACATGCTTTGTTATCTCTGGTTATTAGATGGATGAACACGGCTTCATATGTTTATATACTTTGTACAGTCTTCAACCAATAAGACCCCATATTATCTGAGAAGAACcacaattaaattaaactatATACACTATATACACAAGAGAAGGGTTTGGACCCActttccatttcatttaaacGGCAAAGTAGGGTTCCATCTTTTGGCTGCTACTGTATTGAGACCAAATTTATAGGGATGCACCAATACTGATACCGGTATCGGTCCAATACTGGGCATGATTACTCGTTCTCATGCTCATAAAATTGCCACCGATACCACTTTACGACAGCATGTGGTTTACAGCACTTGACTGCAAGGCGGGAAGCGAGTAGTAATGTCAGTGATGTGGAACTATTTTCAGGTGAATGAGAgcgacaaaaacaaagcagaatgcaAATTTTGTCCAGCAAAATTCTTGAGAGGAGGTCAGACTGTATGTATGGCAGTGCCATGTTTATAAAAGCACTAATGTCGAATATGTGAATATGacaattttgttaaatttgtgtttatcTCAAGTTTCAATGTAGTACAGTTacccaagaaaaagaaaatcatactGAGGAATGTTGTTCAAATAACATATGatatctgtgaaaaaaatcaaacgAAATTCATAGTAAATTTATGTGTAATGGTGTAAGTTCTCTGTATCAGTGAGTACTCAAATGCATGTACTTGTACACtacttattttggaaaaaaagtgGTATTGGTGCATCCctacaaatttattttcatcaggGTTGCAGACATGTTTACATTTAACGGAACTAATTTTGTGGACTGGCAACCCGTCCACGGTAAACCCCACCCTCACCTGGAACATGGGGTAGGATTGGGTCCAGCATCCATTGTGCCTCAGCTGGAGAAGTGGtagaaaagcagtagaaaatgattGAGTGAGTGATCTAATTTTGCAGATGGTTTTATCCAAAGTTATGCACAAATGAAGATATTATGGCTTAGCTCTGAGGTGGGAGCAAATAAGTAAACATAAACCTCCAGCAGAAGACAGTGTACAAATAAGGAGGGAGCCTCCTCAGGTTTGAGGAGTCTTTC
This window harbors:
- the LOC115041570 gene encoding high choriolytic enzyme 1-like produces the protein MTLKMTPSVSLLLLLLLGLSQAQPIEEAYDQEEVPDYMDISTRILTTNNATDEFLVEGDLLAPTSRNAMTCWSQSCLWKKGSNGMVTIPYVMSSQFSSWESQKIERAMKSFHSRTCIRFVPYSNQRDYISVENKGGCFSALGRQGGRQVLSLNKQGCIYHGIIQHEFNHALGFQHEQTRSDRDSYVRINWENIEPSMAYNFQKANTNNLNTPYDYSSIMHYGRTAFSIAYGKETITPIPNPNVQIGQRQGMSRWDITRINKLYGC